Within Eggerthella timonensis, the genomic segment TACTTCCCGTTCGAGGGCGGCATGCAGAACTACGAATACCTCCAACAGCTCGTGCGCGAGAAGACCGCCACGATCGAGCTGCTCACCGACAACATCACGGGCGGCCTCAAGATGAGCGAGGACGACGAGGCGTACACGCTGGCCTACGTCAACGAGGGGCTGGCGCGCATGCTGGGCTACACCATCGAGGAGCTGGAGGAGATGAGCGGCGGCACCGCGCGGGGCATGGTGTACGGGCCCGACGTGGACCAGGCGCTCGCCGACGTGGAACGCTGCTTCGCCGAAGGCCCCACCTACGAGACGGAGTACCGGGTGCGCCGCAAGGACGGCTCGCTGGCGTGGGTGCTCGATTCGGGGCGCAAGGTGCGAACCGCGGACGGAACGGTGAAGATCGGCAGCGTGCTCATGGACATCACCTCGCGCAAGGAGGCCGAGATCGCGTTGGCCGTGGAGCAGGAGCGCTACCGCATCGCGCTGCGCAGCGTCACCGACGTGCTCTTCGAGTACGATATCGAGCAGGACGTGCTCGTGGAGTACGAGCGCATGCCCGGCACGGGCGAGAACGCGCTGCCCGACGAGCGTCGCTTCGAGCGCTACACCGAGACGCTGGGCGACGGCGCGCGCATGCACCTCGACGACTACGCGCGGCTGTCCGAGGCGCTGCAGCGCGAGGAGTCGGTGACGATGGACGTGCGTCGCCGGTTCGGAGACGCGCCCGAGGGGACGTGGCGCTGGACGCGCATGCACGCGATGGTCCTGTACGATCGCAGCGGCGCGGCCGTGCGCACCATCGGCAGCTGGAAGGACGTCACCGACGAGCGCCGCCGGCTCGAGGACCTCGCCGACCAGGCGCGGCGCGACCCGCTGACCAGGTTGCTCAACCAGGGCGCCACATCCGAGTTCATCGAGCCGCTGCTGAGCGCGGGCGCGGAGCGTCGAACGGGCGCGCTGCTCGTCGTCGACGTGGACGACTTCAAGGGCGTGAACGACACGCTCGGCCACCTCGCGGGCGACGAGCTGCTCGTGAGCGTCGCCCGAGGGCTCGAAGAAGCGCTCGCCGACGACGAGGCCGTCATCGCGCGCGTGGGCGGCGACGAGTTCGTCGCGTTCCTGCCGCACGCCGACCGCGTCCGGGCCCGCGAGGCGGCGTTGCAGGTGAACGGGCGGTCGCGCGAGGAGGGCGCGGCATGCGTGCCGGTGACGCTGAGCGTGGGCGTGGCGCTGGCAGGCGTGGACGGCGCGACCTACGAGGCCCTGTTCGGAGCTGCCGACCGCGCGCTGTACGAGGCGAAGCGCGCCGGCAAGGATCGCGTCAGCTTCGCGGACGAAGCGCGCTCGTAAACGCTGCGGCTTCGTCAGGGCTCACCTTGAGCGCGCGCACGAGACGCGGCTTGCCGAGCGCGCCGCGCACCTCGAGTGGCTGCTCGAGCTCGATCCAGACGGCACGGCCTCCCATGGCGGCGAGGTCGAGGCGCTCCCGCTTCGGGATGGCGGGCTCGTCTGATCCTACGCGTGCGATCAGGCTCAACGGCACGCGTTCGCAGAAGAGCATGCCCCAGCGCGCCACGAGCTCGGCATCGCCGACGAGCAGCGGGTTCAGCACGACGGCGCGCGACTCGGCGACCATCCAAACGATCGCGTAGGCCGACAGCGCCGTGAGCGCGCATGCTGCGGGCACGCTGAACCGCGCTGCCAGCATATGCACGGCGAGCGTCTCCACGGCCACGAGGCAGAGCAGGACGCCCACCACCGCGACGTACCCGCTTTTCCGATGCGACGAGAATGCCCGGTAGCCTGCGGGAACGTGCGGCGCGCGTCGCCATGAGGCTGCGGCGTAGTACCACATCGTGCATTCGAGGCCCGCCATGCGCGCGACCCGCTCGTTGCGCACGAGCACGCTGAACGCTGCCGAGAACCAGTCGAGCGGATTGTCCGACGCGGCTCTTGCTGCGCGGTAGCCGCCGACGAAGCGTCGGATCTCGCGCACGGCGACGGCGGCCTCCACGGCGAGAACCGCGACGCCCAGCAGCGGCAGGATCGAGGGCTGCCCCGGGACGACGAACCGCGCCGACGCGAGGCCGCCCAGCCAGACGACTGGCAGCGCAAGGAGCGGCGAGAGCCCTGCGCGACGAACCACGAGCAGGTAGAACGCCGCGGGCACGCACACCATGAGGTCGAACGGCAGCGCGAAGTTGGACGCGAAGGAGAGGCCGGCGGCAGGCACGGCGGCCATGCAGGCGAGGTCGATGCCGTACAGCAGCAGGCAGACGAGCAGCCCGAGCGCTAGGCGCGAAGGCGCACGGCGGGCGCGCGGCGAGGCGGCGGGCATAGGGGTCATGAGGGCCTCCTGACGGGTACGCGGCGGTTTGCGCTTCCTATGGTAAACCCTGACGCTGCGTCGGGGTCAATGAGGATCCGCCAGCGGCATCGGCGGGCCGCGCGCTCACGAACACCTCGGTGCGGGGGTAATAGGCGAGGCGCGCGACGCCGCCGGCATCGACGATCTGCCGGAGCGCTTCCCGATCCTGCTCCTTGATGGACACGCGCACGGTCTCGCCGTTCTCGGCGACGAACTCGACTACGAGGTCGGCCGAGCGCGCAGAGGCGTAGCGGCCGGAGGGACGCTGCTCCTCGAAGTCGCTCAGGAGGCAGCGCTGCTCGCGGGGCCCCTCGATCGCGTCGGCCACGGCGTCGGATGCCCGCAGCGCTCCGAACGCTCCCGCGAACGCGGCGAACGCGAGCATGAACGCCACGATGCCGAGCGGCTTGACGAGCACGTACGAGCGGCGATGCTTCTTCCGGTGCCGCCGGTACAAC encodes:
- a CDS encoding sensor domain-containing diguanylate cyclase; the encoded protein is MNPLFDEAKAFVLDTIHRFYAAGDGIEQVVERFTDDFSWVGAGEVEFSADTEEIVAYFLERAPLAPPCDVFDEELYLVNVTERTCTVMGRYRVRTRETSGLVLEERQRCSYELVDEGGALKIRHVHASNPYQAMKDERYFPFEGGMQNYEYLQQLVREKTATIELLTDNITGGLKMSEDDEAYTLAYVNEGLARMLGYTIEELEEMSGGTARGMVYGPDVDQALADVERCFAEGPTYETEYRVRRKDGSLAWVLDSGRKVRTADGTVKIGSVLMDITSRKEAEIALAVEQERYRIALRSVTDVLFEYDIEQDVLVEYERMPGTGENALPDERRFERYTETLGDGARMHLDDYARLSEALQREESVTMDVRRRFGDAPEGTWRWTRMHAMVLYDRSGAAVRTIGSWKDVTDERRRLEDLADQARRDPLTRLLNQGATSEFIEPLLSAGAERRTGALLVVDVDDFKGVNDTLGHLAGDELLVSVARGLEEALADDEAVIARVGGDEFVAFLPHADRVRAREAALQVNGRSREEGAACVPVTLSVGVALAGVDGATYEALFGAADRALYEAKRAGKDRVSFADEARS